A segment of the Bos taurus isolate L1 Dominette 01449 registration number 42190680 breed Hereford chromosome 19, ARS-UCD2.0, whole genome shotgun sequence genome:
CCGTTCCATTACCTCTGCAGTCGGCCAGTGACCTGACAAAGATTTCCTAAATTGTCtgactgaataaaaacaaaataggtGTTCTTTTCCCTTTATCCCTTTATATCTGTTGATGGGAAAAGCTGCTGCAGCCAGCAGGGCTGAAACCGTGGCATGGTTTGTGCTGGTCTCTCTGCCATCCACCAGATTGACCAGAATGTGCAAACTCAAATTTTGGAGGGGAAGGTCCCTGCTGCCTGCCCAAGTACCAGCCATCCACTCCAGAACACAGACCGCTGTCCCGCAGTCATGGCAGGGctgagggaaagaggaggggaggtggTTTGTACATGTTCTTAAATCCAGGCTCATTGGCTTCTTCCTTCATCAGGCACTCCCCTGGTTGTTATAAGTATCCAGAGTTCTGAGATTTTGCTTTGCTTATTTATCAGTTACTTCAATGAAGGGACCCACCCCTAGTGCTTCCTGGTCTGTTGTTTTGCTTGATGTCTGTGTCTGTTGATTGTGCTAGATTGATTCCAGGTCTGTTTTGTAGTGTTGATGATGGAGTGTGTTTCTTCTGAGGGAATTGCAGACAACCTAAGTTATGAATATGCTCCCAGAGAggttttctctgtgtgtttctgcCAAATCCTCTAGGGATAGCATTGGCAAGGTATTAgtttttatgttaatttcttagtttagGAATTCTTGCATCATAGAGATACTGTAAATTTTGTGTCTACATCTGAGTATAATGTGTACTTAGggctttaatttttcagttttcatggggttttttggttgctgttgtttgttttttagattttttaccCCTGCTCAGAGCCCTAGACAGAGGGAAGCTTTGTCTCTAGGTTGGTGGGCTGTTTTTCTAGTTTCCTTTTCCTGCGCCTGCCAGACTCTTTTGAGGGTCACAGCTTTATACAGGGATTTCAGTTCCAACTCCCTGTCCTTCCAACGTCCTGGGTTTTAGGAAAAGTCAAGCTCTAGCCATCAGATCCTATTTCTGGATCCTTAAATCATCTCTTACCTGGTTGTGGTATCAGGTTATGTTCTTTCCATTCTACTTTTAATTCGCTCTTCCTCTCTGGCACCTATGGACTTAACTTCCTTTCTCGTGTACTAGGCTAGagatttaaaaatgtgtgtgtgtctgtgtttattGTATTCTGTCCAGCCTTTCTGGATGTTTACAGTGGGAGGGTAAATTTTATTGCAAACTTACTTATAGGATAAGTTCTATTACAAAATACCGAGTCAGCTCATAAAAGGGGGAGTTTATTTCTACTGAAGATTTCTAGGCCAAGATAGTGATGAGGCAGAGTTCATTCGGAGGTGCCAGGTGTGGTGGCTGTGGTATCTGTCACCACAACTTGGTGTAGTCTAGTCTAGAGCTACAGTGAGGGGAAATGACTCAGAGTCTTTTTTATTTGGAATAGAAGTGGAAGTGAAACAGAATTAACCTATCACCCACTCTGGCATTAGAGACACAGTTTTTCAAAGAGCAAGACTTTAACCACTTAGGAAGTGTTAAATTGcagaagatagaaaaaaaaaagaaaagaaaaaaagcaacaaaaaaaataaattgcaggAGAAAGTCATGAATGTGTATCTGAAAGAAACTAATCTGTGGTCTTAGGTTTACTTGAAGACTACTTCAGTTAGGAACCCTCCTAAAATCTTACATGTACAAGAGCTTGGgtttgttgtttcattttcttcctgaatAGAATCAGCATAACTTGGTCACTCTGGCAGCCACAAAGATGGGATGGAGGGACAGTTTGTTTGGAAAGGACCAGAAATGACAAGTTgttatcttttactttttctaaaccttaagctttttattttgtattggagtatagccattTAATGGAAGCCgttgacttccttggtggctcagacagtaaaagcatctgcctacaatgcaggagactcgggttggatccctgggtcaggaggatccactggagaaggaaatggcaacctgctccagtactcttgcctgtaaatcccatggatggagaagcctggtaggctacaatccatgggggtcgcaaagagtcagacatgactgagcgacttcactttctttccatagCTGTTTAACAGTGTTGTAGTgtcagatgaacagtgaaggactcagccatactGGTTATCTCTTGGCTGGGTTCAAGGATGAAAGTGTAAGAAATAAGGCTAGGCAGTTGGTATTGATGATGTATCCATGGTAAGAAGAGATAAGTTGAGCTTTTGATTGTTGTTTGTGTTGAATCTTGTTCCAGCTTAGAACAGAAATCAGTCCCCATGTCCCAGTGAGGGTCTCTTACCCATCTCAAGGATATCTAGTAATTTCAGAGAAATTTCTTTCTGCTCCTGAAATTCAAACACAACTTTACACTGCTTTTAGAGCTCATGGTTTTCTGAGAAATCATGTTATTCTTCATCTTTGTATTTCTAGGACTTAGTATATTACCTGGCTTATAGTAGGTGtgcagaaaatatttgtaaaaatgaaGGGAATGATTTTCCATTTTCAGGGCCATTTTCAACTTTCATATAGTGTATCATAAAAGCAGTAGTCAGTGAtacaaatttctttcctttttagctCAGACCATGACCGACTTCATACCTTGGTAACCGAAAACTGTTTTCCGGTAGGTTCTCATCTTCCTTAGAATTGTGGGATGCCTGAGTAGACAGATTCTAGATAgcacctcagttttcttaagGATCAGTTTTGAGAGTACAGGAAGTTTAAGGCAAAAGGCCGAAGTTCGTTATGTTTGGCTGCATGGTAATGACTTGGTATGGAGTCTGGTAAAGGCCGTGCAGTTGCAGATAGAGGAGGTCCCTGAGCAAGCAGTACTGAGACTGCAAATCCTGAGGGGAGGGGATGGTCACATTAGGCCAGCCCTGCACATGCCTGGGCCACAATAAAGGACTTAAGCAGTGTGCTTGAGGCTTACACTGTGTGGTAACGAGGGCGCTAGGTACTCTGGGAGACTCCTGACAATGAGGACTTTGTGGTTTAGTTAGAAGTTCAAGAATAAGAATTTCAGTTGCTCCCAGTTCTGCCTCATCTCCCCAGGCACAAGTATAGCTATCCTAGTCTAAGGAGGTTATTAGCCTTTATAAAAGTCTATAAAATTCCTATAAAAACTGCCGAAAggtaagaggaaaaaaacaaatgtgcAGCCAACAGAAATGCACGCACTAGCGAGCAGATTATGACAGTGTGTGGGAGGGATAACATATTAGGTAAGCTGGCAGTTTGGAATGCGGTCTTCATTGATTTGGAGAAGGGTTCTCCAGGTGGTAATTGGCTCTTGAGTCAtgatttagaaatgaaaagagagtTGTTGTAAGGTGAGCTGAAGCAATAGCTTAAGCAAAATTTagaaaagtgagagaaaataAGCACCACAGCGCATTTGATGGGAAACGTTGCATGTTGACTGTGGCATTGCAGGAAGAGGAAGCATGGAAATAAGCACCCACTTCCCTAAGGGGGCGGGGGGTGCGGGCAGGAATCCAGTTGAACTCTTCTCTGCCCTCAGGACATGGTCTGGGACATCAAATATAAGACTGTCCGCTGGAGCTTCGTAGAGTCTTTAGAGCCACCCCAGGTGGTGCAGGTTCGCTGTTCGAGTCTGGTGACCAAGAGCAACGCGTACGGCCAGGTCACCGTCCGCATGCACACCCGGCAGGTAGAGGCACCAGTCTGCTTTCCTCCCAGCTTTTCTTTACTCTCAGGTTGAGCACCTACCTCTGAGTCCTGGGTATAGCTACCAGGACTGTGAGTTCTAAGGAAAGGCTCGCCATGGTCTTTCTGGGCTTGTCACTGCACCCTTCCCACTGCTGTATGTTAGCTGTGAACACAGTTGTGGGGATATTATTCCCTCCCCTTCCTGGGatccctcctacctccttccacTCCCTCCACCCTGACCGCCCTCCCCACCCAGTCAAAAACCCTCTAAGAGTAAAGTGTCAGTGGTTGATCAGTTAGTCTGGATTCAGAATTAAACAACTCTGAGGACTAACCAACTTGACGTGCTTTCATCTTTGCAGACTCTGGCCATCTATGACCGGTTTGGCCGGTTGATGTATGGACAGGAAGATGTGCCCAGGGATGTCCTGGAGTATGTTGTCTTTGAAAAGCACCTGGCGAATCCCTATGGCAGCTGGAGAATGCATGGCAAGATTGTTCCCCCATGGGCACCCCCTAAGCAGCCCATCCTTAAGGTAAAGCAGCTCTCACGGTTTAaggtgtgctaagttgcttgagtctgatgtccagctctttgcaaccccatgtactgtagcccaccaggatcctctgtccatgggattatcctgggaagaatactgtagtgggttgccatgtcctcctccaggggattttccccacccaggaattgaaccccccgcatcttacgtctcctgtattggtggacgggttctttaccactagggcctcCTGGTTTAAGACGTGACATCCTCAGCCACTCCTGTTGGGCACCTCCTAGTGGAGAGGGAGGGTGATGCCGCCCCAGGAAGAGGAATTCTTTGCGGATGGGCCTGGAGGCAGGCTTGAATCTCCTGGGTAAACATGGACTTGGATAATAGATAACTTAGCTTCCTGCTCTTTCAGACGGTGATGATCCCTGGGCCCCAGCTGAAACCTGGGGAAGAGTATGAAGAGCTGCAAAGAGAGGCCCATAAGCCTCAGCTAGCGTGACGGCAAGAATGATTCCTGGGGTGAAGCATGGGTGATGAAGCAGCTGGAAGCTGTGAAGTCTGGGTGTCCGGAAGCTGTGAAGTCACCTGTCTTTCTTCATGCTGTAGAAAGAACTGCCTTTGTTCTCTCTTACCCTGCTTGGGTCTTTTAAGCAGTCTTATCCTCAATAACAACTGCTGCTGGTTGGGCCCTGGTGGGTTGGTTCTATGCACAGCAATGgctctgcttctttttttccatCTTAAATCTAGTTTCTAACTCCAGATGAAAGATGGTATGTTTCAGAGAACATGATACCAGCTTGCCCAAAGCAAGAACTGTCAGGAGCAAACTGGCAGGACTTTCTAATTACAGGGCAGGGATCAGAGTTGGAAATAAAACACTTATCAAGTATTAGACAAATTGTGGTGGGTTCTCTACATTTCTCCTGGTTCAGGCTGGAAGTGGACAAGTCTTCAGATGGTAGACGTGGAAGTTAACTATGACTGATGACTTACAGGAAATCCAGACTTGAGAAAAATAATTAGTGTTTATAAAAGTGATGTCATTTAAGAGGGTCTCTTCTCATACACTGATTCACTAAATCAGTATCTGTATTTCACAAATGAATGTAAATCCAAAGACATCATTTAGTCCTCAGCTTTTAGATTTTGTTCTTAATTATCGACTGTATCCTGATGTAATCCCAGGAGGCGTTGGTAGAGGCAGGGGCCATGGAAGTGTGGATACATTTGGGAAATTCATCAGTAAGACTTGGTTCACTGATTTCTAGCACCTTTTGGAAATGGTGACTATTTTTGCAGCCCAGATTTGGAGGCAAAGATTCCAGGATATGAACCTGTGGAGAGGGAAACAGCCCAGCCCCTACTTGTGCCTTAGCTCCAGCTGGAGGAGGATGTAGGACTTCACATACTCATGTCCTGGGTCATCTGAGGTGTGACAGGGAAGTCACTGTCCCAGCAGCAAGCTTGGCTTGTAGCACTATTACACTGATCAGCCCATGAGGTCTCCCCTTAAAAATTAGAACCTTATTTCtcatatttctgtgttgtttttttaaattttatttatttattttattttattttatttttaaactttacataattgtattagttttgccaaatatcaaaatgaatccgccacaggtatacatgtgttccccatcctgaaccctcctccctcctccctccccataccatccctctgggtcgtcccagtgcaccagccccaagcatccagtatcgtgtatcgaacctggactggcaactcgtttcttatgtgtatgagacagcaaaagagacactgatgtatagatcagtcttatggactctgtgggagagggagagggtgggaagatttgggagaatgacattgaaacatgtaaaatatcatatttctgttttttaagtctAGAGTTTTCTTTTAAGGAGTTTATCACTTGGCTAAGGATTAATCTGTTCTGACCTTGAGAGTAGAGTCCAAAGAAATGAATCAGGTTGAGAATAACCTGACTCCTCTCTGTAAAGCTACCATCTCAGCAAAGCAGCAAACAGACCAGGCCTCACTAGGGAGAACTAAGGTTTTAATAACAGCTGCCAAGTGCAGACCACAGAAACAAGATGTGTATGCTTAGGGGAGAGGCAGCACTAGCGGGTTAATCCAAAGCAGCCACTCTCATCAGGCTACTTAGTCTCAACCCTTTTGGCTTAAAAATGTACATCAGTTTCCAGCATTGCTGCCCAAGTGAGGTTTGGCCATATCCTATTTGCCTGAGCCCCGGAttaaggcaaaatgagaagggagGTGCTTTCAGTAGGATCCACAGCTGGGGGGTGTGTGGAGTAAGGGAGAGGCAGTCCTGGGTGGGACAGGGAGCAGAGAAAGCACACTTAATGACCAAACAGCATTTTGAtttctatgaaaatatttaaagcttTCAAATAAGCTATTTCACCCCACTCCCCTAGATCTGTCTCAGGGGTCTGTAGATAATCCTAAATAGCAGCTAAGCAATAGCTGCCACCAGGGAGCCAGAGGATAAGTGCAGTTTTCATTTCCCCTTGGGGTCAAATCCAGCTGAGCGGATGGCCCAGATGTACAGGATTGGCTCGAAGGGCTGGGCAGAGACCATCTGCAGTGCTAGCCATGTAGCTGAACACTGGCTGAGAATTAGCCAGACCGCCCCTTAGTCTCTAAGGCTGCAGTGTGGCTACCAGAGCAGCCACTGTCTTTTCCTTACCTGTCTACTATTAATGTTTagaaatgttgaaaaaataaatttaccgTAACAAATAAGCTAGAAACAACTACAGTGGTCAAGaaagcattctttattttttccccatggcTTATTTCACAGCCGTGATTACAGGGACGACTTTTCTGTTCCCAGCTAGTCCATTCTCAGTGGGATTGTTTTCAGGTGCAGAATTTCCATTGGTTCAGAAGCTatgagggcttcccatgtggctcaagGGAAGAGAAttattgccaatgcaggagacacaagagatgcgggtttgatctgtGGCTCCGGAAGATTctcgagtaggaaatggaaacccactccagtattcttgcctggaaaatactatggacagaggacctggtgttctacagttcacggggtcatgaagagtcggatacaacagtatacacacacacacacaagctgcgAGGCTGAGAATTCAGCCCAGGGAAAGAATACACTTTAATTACTGCTCTGGAAGCCTGGGGAAGGGCTCCTAGGTAAGAGGGAGAGCTTAGATAGGGAACAAGGATGTCTGGTCTCTGCAAGTGGGTTATTCCATGCTTTCTCCTCCTTTTTGGACATGGAGCACTTTTGCTACTTTCTGCGAAGCCCTGTAGCTGcccagaatattttatttacatgcaaacttttttttcccattgggtATTTGGTtgccttttgtcttttttcctccttgtgaATGGCATCAGTATCTGTCCAGTTAGAAGGTGGGTCCCTGCCCAGCTCTGCCGTGTTTACTCTGCCTATTTCCACCCCCTCACCTCTGCCAGATCTGGGATGTCTGTGACCagtgtttttctcctttctcatttccCTTTGGTAGTATCACCTATTTCCAGCACTCTTGTTATCTAGGACCGCTTAAGTAAGAGTAGCCTGAATTGGCTTGAAAGAATAGAACCAGAAAGAGCTCCCTAAGAAAGGAGGCTTTGTACTTAAGGATGCCCTTTCCCTGGCTGTTGGGCTCTAACCTGCCCCCACCACGAATCTTTCTGAGGGCAAGTACAGTGCTGGCTGTAAACAGGACCTCCTTTCTTGCTCAAGCTTCTTGGGAAAGAGACTGATGTGGGCCTCTTGTTAATGAGCAGGTGAGCTGGAGTGGTTCTTGTCTCAGAACCAGAAATTCCCCAGGCTCCCGTTGCATTTGACAACAGAGAGGAGTCCCTTTGATGACAGTACTGAAAGGCTAGGAGAATGAGGCAGAGGGGTGAACTCTGCAGACTGTCAAAAGATGgggcaggaagaagggaaggcCATCTGAGAAGGCTAGCAAGAGGCATGCTTCTTCAACTGTGAGACAGTGTCTGGAAAGGAGAGCTCTCCCTCGGCCTGCGTGGGCAGGACCTGGAGCCGTTGCCTTTCCCTTTACACTCTGTGTCTCCTACGTTGCTTTGGACGCCAGATGTTGATATGGACATAAATGTGCTTGATTGACTCTACTTCAGCAGTCAAGCAGGGCAGGTAAGAggatcaataaaacagaaactggGGGTCCAAAGTCAAAATGACAAGATCTTTAAGGCATTACAGGGACCTCTTTTGAGCCATTTAAGTTTTCCTCTGATTTGCCTTTGAACTTGAATTAAGTAGCTTCTAAACTCTCTGTGGTGACCTTTTATAATCTTCAGCCTCTATGTTGCCAATGCCTTGAGTGGTTTAGTTTCTTCTCAAAAATTATCCCTGGGAGACTTCAGAGAAGAATGTGTCTACCTTTGTGAAAGTGTGGGCCGGGTACAGCTGACTCCCTTTTGTCATTAACATTAGCTTTACTAGTGATGTCACAGATGGCTTGTGTTGAGTACTCTAGCTGGATGGGAGGATTAATTAGAAGCAGAAGGTCTGGCTCTCGtcctctggagcaggaaggaGAACTGGAAGTAAAGAGAGGCTGGTACTTCCTTTTGGAGTCTGAGTTGCACCTTTCTTGTACAGTTTGCCTTTGGAATGAGTTGACTTCTGGCCTTCTTAGAGAGGGAAAGTGGCCAAGTTtgtgaaagggaaaggaaagggaaagtggCCAACCAACCTTTAGGttgtttcagttttttggaaACACCTAGAACTTGGAAAGAACCTTGACTGTTCTGAAAGCTAGCCACCCAGTGTATGACCTCACTGATGCAGTTGTTACTCCCAGTCCCAAGGATAGACAGTTGGAGGGGTGAGTTCTTCAAGTTGAGTTTCAGAAGCTACTTCTAGGTCTTCAGTTAAGGAAGAAGACTTCTGAGTCATAGCTTCTTGGAGGGTTGGCTCTGGGCCTAAGCTGGTCCTCGGCCCAGGTTCTGAAGGGACTTGGAGTTCTCTGACACCCTCCAGAGTAAAGGTGCTGGCTGGCTTGTTCACTTTGGGGCGGGGGCTTTTGCTGTCTGGAAAGAAGCTACCCAAAGGTCTCTGGACTAAAAGGCATGGTGGGTTCTCAGGGGCTGTGGGGCAGAGCATTTGCTTCTGAGTTGCTGTTAAAGCCAGGAGACCAGATTCCTCAGATGGGGCTCCAGTTCCCTCCCAGAGACATGTGTCGATGTCTGCCATGGTGCctgttattttatttccttcgGGATCTGTGACTTCCCATTGACACAGCTCTGCCACCCGGCTCCCCATACTGCTTACTCCATGGGGACTGTCTTTGGGTTGGTCCGTGGCTGGAGCATCTGGCTGAGGAGAGAGCCCTTCTGACCTTGTACCTTCCCAAGGGCAGATTGCCTCCATCTCTCCGCTGACTTTTACTTCTTCTGAAGAGTGTTCTTCAGTCCCTCCAGATTCTGCCTTTTGCAGGAACATTACTCTTTGCCCTTGAGATTCTCTGTCTACCTCTTGTTCACATCCCCCTTTCTCTGCTGTTTCTTGGCTCACCTCCCAAAGGcagatttctgttttcttatcagGGGGAGCTTCTTGCGCTTCCTGTGGACATACTTCTGCTACTCTGGCCCCCACACTGCCTGCTGCCTTGGGACTTTCTTTGCTACTGTCGGAAGCTTGTGGGGCTGGTTCCTGCTTTCCATCTGCCCTCTCAGGCTCTTCCTGAAGGGCCACAGCTTTGTGCTCTGGTTTTTCTGgggctttccccttctcctcttgagttTCCTCATCTCCATCCTGTCTTGACGCCCCTTCCTCAGGGGTTCTTTCAGTCACTTCCCAGGGACAGGTCTCAGCTTTGGCACCGCCGTCAGGTTTGGGAGCGTCTGTGGCGGAAGCGTCCCACAGGCAGACCTCAGCGAGCCTGTCCCCAGCGCTGGGCAGTGTCTGAGAGCAGGCTTTAGGTTGGTCAGGGCACTGACTATGTGGGTGGGAGGAGGAGTCCCTGGGGGCTGTGCTCTCCTGGAGATGGACAGGTTGTAGTTCACTgctcactttttccccatcttcaGCAGTGACTTCTGCTTTTTCTGGGGCTACGTGTTCTGGGGAGGAGTCCATCTTTGGGTCTTGCGTCAGGCCCCCTTTCTCTGCTGCCTCATCACTTATTTCTAGGGAGGGCTCCTCTACCCCTCTGCTGGACACGTCTGAGACCTCAGGGGCCTGAGCAGTGGGTGCCCTCAAGTCCTTCTCCCAGGGACACACAGCTTCCTGCTCTTGACTCAGTTGTGTTTTCCATTTCGATCTGTCTTCTCCCAGGGAGGTGAGTCTCCCCTTTTCTAGCATTTTCTCCCTCTGCCCCACTGAGTCCGTTCTCATCTCTTGTTCTAATTCCTTCCCAGGGGCTCCTTCATCCACCTCCCAGGGACAGACCTTGACTTTTTCACTAGTAGGTGCTCCCTCCACTTCCCAGGGACATACCTCCACTGGTCTGCACCCCACACGGTCCAGCTCCTGGACCCCAGGTTTTGGCTTGGCAGTGCCCAGAGTGTCTGAATGCCAAGAGGAGCCCCCTGGATCCATGCTCTCCCAGGGGCAAGCCCGTTCCCGCTCCTGGGCCTGCCTCTCTGGAGTACCAACAGCTCTCTCGCTAGGTCCAGAATCTGCAGAAGGCTTCCTCGTTTTGCTTGAAAATTGCCTAATGGCCTCCATTCCCAAAGCCCTTCTCTCCCCAGCTCCAGCACTCACCTCCCAGGGACAGACCTCAGCCTTCTCAGCAGGCAGGGTTTCCTCCGCGTCCCAGGGACAAATCTCAGCAGTTTTGCTTTCCACACTGCCAGACATCTGGAAACTGGCTTTGGGTCCACCTGTGTCTTGAAGACCAGGTTGTGGGGTGAAGCTGACAGGGTCCACACTCTCCCAGGGACAGACTGCTTCCTGCGTTGGCATCTGTTCCTCAGGCTTTGCCCAACTTGGGCTAGCTTTGATGCCTGAtatttcaagcatcttctccTTGTCCTTTTGAGATTCTCTTCCTTTTGGTGCCTGCCCTGATGTCCAGTCCTCTGTCGTTCTCTCATTCACCTCCCAGGGACAgacttctgccttggcaggtgttGCTCCCTTTCCCTCTGACCTGAGATCTGGTGGGCAGACCTGCGCTGCTCTACTTCCTTTATTGCTGAGGAGCTGGCCATCAGCTTTGGATGAGGAATTGTCTAGATGTGGGCCAGAGTGCCCAGCAGCTGTGCTTTCCCACGGACACACTGACTCCTGCTGTTGGCTAAGTTTCTGCACTGCTTTCCCAGTCCATCCCCTCATCTCTCCAAAGCTCCCTGTTCTGGAGGTGTCCCACTTTTCCTGGGGAGATTCGCCACCTGGCCCCTGActcagcatttccttccctactATCTCATCACCCAGCTCCCAGGGACAGATCTCTGCCTTCCCAATGGCAGGACTGTCTCCTGCCTCCCATGGACAGACTTCAGTGATGCTACTGCCCAAACTCCCTGAGCAACCGGGGGTTCCTGGGGCCTGAGTAGAAACCACTGAGGGGCCCCGGAAATCTGTCCTTTCCCACTGACAAAGAGACTCCAAGCCTTCACCCAGTTTCTGTTCTTTCCAGAAGATTGTTTTCTCGGGGGTTTTCTGCTTTTCCTGGGGGAGTTTCTTTACTCCCTCCTGGGATGGTTTCCCTGTCTCTCCTTCACTTGCCTCCCAGGGACACAGCTCTGCCGTGGTGATGTCAGATGTACAAGCTCCTGGGCCAGGGGCTTCCCACCGATGCGTCTCCACCTCTCTAGGCTCCACACTGCCCACTGCCTCAGACCGGCCCCTGGTTCTGTCCGAGTCCTGAGGGGCTGACCCAGGAGACACACCCCCAG
Coding sequences within it:
- the MRPL45 gene encoding large ribosomal subunit protein mL45 isoform X1 encodes the protein MAAPLPRSLSCLSRAVGWWSRQPILMTQSTAVVPVRTKKRFTPPIYQPKYKTEKEFTEYARKAGLVIPQESLERPIHLACTASIFDAYVPPEGDARVSSLSKEGLAQRTERLKKNVASQLSSDHDRLHTLVTENCFPDMVWDIKYKTVRWSFVESLEPPQVVQVRCSSLVTKSNAYGQVTVRMHTRQTLAIYDRFGRLMYGQEDVPRDVLEYVVFEKHLANPYGSWRMHGKIVPPWAPPKQPILKTVMIPGPQLKPGEEYEELQREAHKPQLA
- the MRPL45 gene encoding large ribosomal subunit protein mL45 (The RefSeq protein has 2 substitutions compared to this genomic sequence) → MAAPLPRSLSCLSRAVGWWSRQPILMTQSTAVVPVRTKKRFTPPIYQPKYKTEKEFTEYARKAGLVIPQESLERPIHLACTASIFDAYVPPEGDARVSSLSKEGLAQRTERLKKNVASQLSIRRIKESDPNFKVKDFPEKAQDIFIEAHLCLNNSDHDRLHTLVTENCFPDMVWDIKYKTVSWSFVESLEPPQVVQVRCSSLVTKSNTYGQVTVRMHTRQTLAIYDRFGRLMYGQEDVPRDVLEYVVFEKHLANPYGSWRMHGKIVPPWAPPKQPILKTVMIPGPQLKPGEEYEELQREAHKPQLA
- the MRPL45 gene encoding large ribosomal subunit protein mL45 isoform X2 — translated: MVVSAEKEFTEYARKAGLVIPQESLERPIHLACTASIFDAYVPPEGDARVSSLSKEGLAQRTERLKKNVASQLSIRRIKESDPNFKVKDFPEKAQDIFIEAHLCLNNSDHDRLHTLVTENCFPDMVWDIKYKTVRWSFVESLEPPQVVQVRCSSLVTKSNAYGQVTVRMHTRQTLAIYDRFGRLMYGQEDVPRDVLEYVVFEKHLANPYGSWRMHGKIVPPWAPPKQPILKTVMIPGPQLKPGEEYEELQREAHKPQLA